The following proteins come from a genomic window of Gordonia westfalica:
- a CDS encoding DUF3556 domain-containing protein — MGLTQPDFPQVDPETFLQRPFFDRIRTLGAHWADYGFGTPKMVHIIYLAKVFVFYVGVGMTLATVTSGLNPLHVSEWWNQPIVYQKAILWTVLVEILGIGGSWGPLAGHFKPMTGGVLYWLRPKTIRLPPWPGKVPFTKGDSRTPFDIAVYALILANLVVAIVLPGVTSSSLDAAMGDNQGLVNPMLMYPLIALLVVIGLRDKVIFIAGRSEQYLPALIFFGILPFVDMILALKLLIVSVWVGAGVSKMGHHFSMVIPPMLSNTPWLPSKAIKRAHYRNFPEDMRPSKLAGGVGHVLGTIVEIVTPLVLLFSTNKTLTVAAVVLMVCFHIFILSTFPLAVPLEWNVLFAYASVFLFLGFPAWDGYALTDTSMPWAMVLIAAALCFFPVLGNLRPDLVSFLPSMRQYAGNWASATWAFAPGAEEKLDQHVVRPAKNTRTQLLASYPPEVADVVMHQLLAWRSLHSQGRALYSLMMRHLGSDIDTYTLREAEFSCNSLVAFNFGDGHLHDERLIAALQRRCNFAPGEFTVAWIESQPIHRGTQRFKVIDAALGVIETGTYRVVDAINEQPWLPNGPIPFEVDWTLDVDARRAVTDPEVVREPRMRRNDSGASPLPATDQVQQ, encoded by the coding sequence ATGGGACTCACCCAACCGGATTTCCCCCAAGTGGACCCGGAGACCTTTCTCCAGAGACCCTTCTTCGACCGAATCCGAACACTCGGGGCTCACTGGGCCGACTACGGATTCGGCACGCCGAAGATGGTCCACATCATCTATCTGGCGAAGGTCTTCGTCTTCTACGTCGGCGTGGGGATGACGCTCGCGACCGTGACATCCGGGCTCAACCCGCTGCACGTCTCCGAGTGGTGGAACCAACCCATCGTCTACCAGAAGGCGATCCTGTGGACGGTGCTGGTGGAGATCCTCGGCATCGGCGGCTCGTGGGGTCCGCTGGCCGGTCACTTCAAGCCGATGACCGGCGGCGTCCTGTATTGGCTGCGGCCCAAGACCATCCGGCTCCCACCGTGGCCCGGCAAGGTGCCGTTCACCAAGGGCGACTCACGGACCCCGTTCGACATCGCCGTCTACGCGCTCATCCTCGCGAACCTGGTTGTCGCGATCGTGCTCCCGGGTGTCACGTCGAGCTCGCTCGACGCCGCGATGGGTGACAACCAGGGCCTGGTGAACCCCATGCTCATGTACCCGCTGATCGCGCTGCTCGTCGTGATCGGTCTGCGCGACAAGGTCATCTTCATCGCCGGTCGTTCCGAGCAGTACCTCCCCGCCCTGATCTTCTTCGGGATTCTCCCGTTCGTGGACATGATCCTCGCGCTGAAGCTGCTCATCGTCTCGGTGTGGGTCGGTGCCGGTGTGTCGAAGATGGGCCACCACTTCTCGATGGTGATCCCGCCGATGCTGTCGAACACCCCGTGGCTGCCCAGCAAGGCCATCAAGCGTGCGCACTACCGCAACTTCCCCGAGGACATGCGCCCGTCGAAGCTGGCCGGCGGCGTCGGGCACGTGCTCGGCACCATCGTCGAGATCGTCACGCCGCTGGTGTTGCTCTTCTCCACCAACAAGACGCTCACCGTGGCCGCGGTCGTGCTGATGGTGTGCTTCCACATCTTCATCCTGTCGACGTTCCCGCTGGCGGTGCCCCTCGAATGGAACGTGCTGTTCGCCTACGCGTCGGTGTTCCTGTTCCTCGGCTTCCCGGCCTGGGACGGCTACGCCCTCACCGACACGTCGATGCCATGGGCGATGGTGCTGATCGCCGCAGCCCTCTGCTTCTTCCCGGTCCTGGGCAACCTGCGCCCCGACCTGGTTTCCTTCCTGCCGTCGATGCGTCAGTACGCCGGCAACTGGGCGTCGGCGACCTGGGCCTTCGCGCCGGGCGCCGAGGAGAAGCTCGACCAGCACGTCGTGCGACCTGCCAAGAACACCCGCACGCAGTTGCTCGCGTCGTACCCGCCGGAGGTCGCCGACGTGGTGATGCACCAGCTGCTGGCCTGGCGCTCGCTGCACAGCCAGGGCCGTGCGCTGTACTCGCTGATGATGCGCCATCTCGGTTCCGACATCGACACCTATACTCTGCGGGAGGCGGAGTTCTCCTGTAACTCGCTGGTGGCCTTCAACTTCGGTGACGGACACCTGCACGACGAGCGGCTCATCGCCGCACTCCAGCGGCGCTGCAACTTCGCGCCGGGCGAGTTCACCGTCGCCTGGATCGAGTCCCAGCCGATCCACAGGGGAACTCAGCGGTTCAAGGTGATCGACGCCGCACTCGGTGTCATCGAGACCGGCACCTACCGGGTCGTCGATGCGATCAACGAGCAGCCCTGGCTGCCGAACGGGCCGATCCCGTTCGAGGTCGACTGGACTCTCGACGTTGACGCTCGCCGTGCGGTCACCGATCCTGAGGTGGTGCGTGAACCGCGGATGCGCCGCAACGACAGCGGCGCGTCGCCTCTACCGGCGACAGATCAGGTGCAGCAGTGA
- a CDS encoding class I adenylate-forming enzyme family protein has translation MTSSYFAWDLTTRGDAPCVRDDATALDYVNFAERVEAAAEQFAARGVGRGDVVATFLPNRVELLITLMAAWRLGAIATPVNPAFTPDEAEYQLADSGARLVVGVTAGGTDPDRGFLPVDELATSPDAGWRPPVAPSFDDDALLIYTSGSTGRPKGVRLCHGNLNYMGSAMAQHFSLTERDHALLVLPLFHVNAICVSFLAPMLVGGQLSITGKFSPSRFFDDVARLRPTYFSAVPTIYALLVSQPGLTPAAVGSLRFAVCGAAPISKELLDRVEQAFGIPIVEGYGLTEGTCASACNPIEGVRKLGTVGPALPGQHIAIVDAEGAQVPAGETGEVVISGPNVMRGYLNRPDATTSTIVDGRLHTGDVGRLDSDGYLTLVDRIKDMIIRGGENIYPKEIENALATHPDVLECAVVGAPDELYGELPVAFVVAYPDRDPSAGELAGHLADRLAKIKQPSVIHVVEALPRNPVGKIDKPTLRSELRSPQPI, from the coding sequence GTGACCAGTTCCTACTTCGCCTGGGACCTGACGACGCGTGGCGACGCACCGTGCGTTCGCGACGACGCGACCGCTCTCGACTATGTCAACTTCGCCGAGCGTGTCGAAGCCGCGGCCGAGCAGTTCGCCGCGCGAGGCGTCGGCCGGGGTGATGTGGTGGCGACCTTCCTGCCCAATCGGGTCGAACTGCTGATCACCCTGATGGCCGCCTGGCGGCTCGGTGCGATCGCCACCCCGGTGAATCCGGCCTTCACGCCCGACGAGGCCGAGTATCAGCTCGCGGATTCCGGCGCGCGCCTCGTGGTCGGGGTCACTGCGGGCGGGACCGATCCCGACCGCGGCTTCCTCCCCGTCGACGAGCTCGCCACGTCGCCGGATGCGGGCTGGCGACCGCCGGTCGCGCCGAGCTTCGACGACGACGCCCTGCTCATCTACACGTCCGGCTCGACCGGCCGGCCCAAGGGTGTGCGCCTCTGTCACGGAAATCTGAACTACATGGGATCGGCCATGGCGCAGCACTTCTCGCTGACCGAGCGGGATCATGCCCTCCTCGTGCTGCCCCTGTTCCACGTGAACGCCATCTGCGTCAGCTTCCTGGCGCCGATGCTCGTCGGTGGGCAGCTGAGCATCACCGGCAAGTTCTCGCCGAGCCGATTCTTCGACGACGTCGCGCGACTGAGGCCGACGTACTTCTCCGCTGTCCCGACCATCTACGCGCTCCTCGTCTCGCAGCCCGGTCTCACCCCGGCCGCGGTCGGTTCGCTGCGATTCGCGGTCTGCGGGGCGGCCCCGATCTCCAAGGAACTGCTCGACCGGGTCGAACAGGCCTTCGGCATCCCGATCGTCGAGGGTTACGGGCTGACCGAGGGGACGTGCGCGTCGGCCTGCAATCCGATCGAAGGGGTGCGGAAACTCGGCACGGTCGGGCCCGCGCTTCCCGGCCAGCACATCGCCATCGTCGACGCCGAAGGTGCCCAGGTGCCGGCCGGTGAGACCGGCGAGGTCGTCATCAGCGGACCGAATGTCATGCGCGGCTACCTGAATCGACCCGACGCCACCACCTCGACCATCGTCGACGGCCGGTTGCACACCGGTGACGTCGGCCGCCTCGACTCCGACGGTTACCTGACCCTCGTCGACCGGATCAAGGACATGATCATCCGCGGCGGCGAGAACATCTACCCGAAGGAGATCGAGAACGCACTCGCCACCCATCCCGACGTTCTCGAATGCGCCGTCGTCGGCGCTCCCGACGAGCTCTACGGTGAGCTGCCCGTCGCCTTCGTGGTCGCCTACCCGGACCGGGATCCATCTGCCGGCGAGCTCGCCGGCCATCTCGCCGATCGGCTCGCGAAGATCAAGCAGCCCAGTGTGATTCACGTTGTCGAAGCTTTGCCGCGGAACCCCGTCGGCAAGATCGACAAGCCAACCCTGCGCAGCGAGTTGCGCAGTCCCCAACCCATCTGA
- a CDS encoding sigma factor-like helix-turn-helix DNA-binding protein: MTAIADLEASLSERERAILTERAYSATPRTQAEVAELLGISRERVTQMERSVRQRLVEVIEATPALAALSATIGRRAAPVADVAALMTDHPDAGAPFGDAGVPCWRVVAAASGLRVTEDWIIRGPLRNVAETTRAIVAEATPGDGIAPVAPIAGRLRLSPDATERWLRRTGFEILRGKASGHAVSATASTGDLFTGALAAAGEPLGFDEIVDATAPLPRAEASIRNVLASDARIVKTDRTRYGLERWNLPRYEPVRVQIGAIVAERGGSAPIEDIIATIRDRYDISPASIRSYAGAGEYQTREGIVTRRERAVRPRRSPGRTRGLYRDGEVVHWATAVTAAQCRGTGFNIPSALAGLLGVGPGSPVTLESPLGPQTFTWASVQARSGSIKRFTDALGLESGTPVFLDFGPGSFDVRRARIGDSRSTAADVLVRLGRRPTRISTNRLLQIAVESLWLPPGSSREDVLELVRLRKEPTLADLLDEALG, from the coding sequence ATGACCGCGATCGCCGATCTCGAGGCCTCGCTGTCGGAGCGGGAGCGCGCGATCCTGACCGAGCGCGCCTACTCGGCCACACCACGCACCCAGGCCGAGGTCGCAGAGCTCCTGGGGATCTCCCGCGAGCGGGTCACCCAGATGGAACGCTCCGTTCGGCAGCGGCTCGTGGAAGTCATCGAGGCGACACCGGCACTGGCAGCACTGTCGGCGACGATCGGCCGTCGGGCAGCACCGGTCGCCGACGTCGCCGCGCTCATGACCGACCACCCGGACGCCGGCGCCCCGTTCGGTGATGCGGGTGTCCCGTGCTGGCGGGTGGTCGCCGCCGCGTCCGGCCTGCGGGTCACCGAGGACTGGATCATCCGCGGACCGCTCCGGAACGTCGCCGAGACCACCAGGGCGATAGTGGCCGAGGCGACGCCCGGCGACGGGATCGCACCCGTGGCGCCGATCGCCGGGCGTCTCCGACTCTCACCCGATGCGACCGAACGCTGGTTGCGACGCACCGGCTTCGAGATCCTGCGCGGGAAGGCATCCGGCCATGCGGTCTCCGCGACGGCGTCGACCGGTGATCTCTTCACCGGTGCGCTCGCAGCCGCCGGGGAACCGCTGGGCTTCGACGAGATCGTCGACGCGACAGCGCCGTTGCCGCGCGCCGAGGCGAGCATCCGCAATGTGCTGGCGTCCGACGCCCGCATCGTCAAGACCGACCGCACCCGCTACGGACTCGAGCGATGGAACCTCCCGCGGTACGAGCCGGTGCGCGTCCAGATCGGCGCCATCGTGGCCGAACGCGGCGGATCGGCGCCGATCGAGGACATCATCGCGACCATTCGGGACCGCTACGACATCAGTCCGGCGAGCATCCGGTCCTATGCCGGCGCAGGCGAATACCAGACGCGCGAGGGCATCGTCACGCGGCGCGAGCGAGCGGTCCGCCCCCGTCGATCTCCAGGTCGGACGCGCGGGCTCTACCGCGACGGCGAGGTGGTGCATTGGGCGACGGCCGTCACCGCTGCCCAGTGCCGCGGAACCGGATTCAACATCCCCAGCGCGCTGGCCGGGCTCCTGGGCGTCGGACCCGGGTCACCGGTGACACTCGAGTCTCCCCTCGGCCCACAGACATTCACGTGGGCGTCGGTGCAGGCACGTTCGGGTTCCATCAAACGCTTCACCGACGCCCTCGGACTGGAATCCGGCACGCCGGTGTTCCTGGATTTCGGACCCGGCTCCTTCGACGTGCGCCGGGCGAGGATCGGCGACTCCCGGAGTACGGCTGCGGACGTTCTGGTCCGACTCGGTCGACGACCCACCCGGATCTCCACGAATCGCCTCCTGCAGATAGCGGTCGAATCCCTCTGGTTGCCTCCGGGTTCCAGTCGCGAGGATGTTCTGGAACTCGTACGGTTGCGGAAGGAGCCCACGCTCGCGGACCTGCTCGACGAAGCACTCGGCTGA